The Puntigrus tetrazona isolate hp1 chromosome 3, ASM1883169v1, whole genome shotgun sequence nucleotide sequence ttagagcgcccctagcggtggggaaaaatctgcagaatagccgcacctttgtataagccgcatggttcaaaacctatgaaaaaagtagcggcttagagtccagaatttacggtactTGTGGCGTCGCTGACAGAACAGCATTTGTGTTCAGTGGATATTCTTCAAAGTGGCGCTACTGTGatgcagagacacacagaggaTACGAATTATTgaataaactctttatttttattttctaactaTTCTTGTCACTTCGTAACATTcatatgtttttcatacttGGCAGTGAATGGGTCAGTCACAATGGGATAGTCAcgattttcatccaaaatatataaaaaaaaatgtgatgaacaaaggttttacaggtttggGAGTGATGtcaaagttttcattttggggtgaaatatcgctttaaataaaatcaaatagatGTAAACtcttaatagtaataataaactatgCCACAATATTTATGGCAGAAAATTATGCATTAAGTTTATTACTTTATGCTAAAACTGCCTCTgaaattattgacatttttatatgcaatttaaatacacaaatctTAAATTTAGCCTTTTGTCATGTCTATCCTTTTATCCACAGAACAAGGCATTTGTCTTTCGGACTGTCCTAAACTGAGAATTGTCCTGGTTGGAGTGACAGAATCTGGGAAAAGTGCTGTTGGTAATGCTATCATGGGCAAGAAAGCCTTTGACGAGGTTGGGGTAAAGACCCGACTGAGTTTCCCATTTCAGGGTCTTGTGAGAGGACAGCAGGTGCTAGTGGTTGACACTCCAGGGTGGGAATGGTTCAACGTCAGTGGCTCCTCTGCATCAGTATGGCCAGTGAAGAAGGAGATAATGAGAAGTATGAGTCTGTGCCAGCCTGGAGCCCATGCCCTGCTGCTGGTGGTCCCACTGTCATTCTCGTTCTCCCCGCGTGAACGCTGTGCAGTGGAGGAACATATAGAGCTCTTTGGTCCAGATGCCTGGAGTTACAGCTTGGTGCTCTTCACCATCTTAGACAGAAAGCAGTTACGTGGCTCCACCTTAAAGCAAGAAGTGATGTTAAACGTCGAGCTACACAGGCTGATTGAGAAATGCGGAGGCCGTTTCCATGCTTTGTACAGCAATCCCAAAGCAGGGGAGGACCAGGTGGCTGGCCTTCTGGCTAAGATCAAGAAAATGATGGCTACAAATGGGGAGACTATGATCTCCAGTGAGAAGGTGTTGGAACAAGCCAGAGAAATGGAGAAAGAAGAGGTGAGAAGACTGAAGGAGGAGCAAAAAAGAGATGAGACAATAGAAAAAGTGAGACAGTTAAGAAGGTTGAGAAGGAACACAGACCAACGGAGAGTGGACGGTAGGACAATGTTCTTCTCTTTTAAACTCGGGATATTAAACATGGACATGAAGAAAATcttcattgttttatataaaaaataaattaaaatatggcGAATTACATTTGCGTGAAAAATAATGGCAGATTTAAGAATATAGAACCACTCAAGCAATCAAAgtttcatgtaaaatgtaaaacatattgttttattattattattactttttctaTTTCAGAAATAGTTCCATTTACTTcgcatttatgttttaattcgTAATATGAAATCATTTCTCACATTTGAAGAAAGTCTGCATCACTGATTCTGTTTAGTCAAAGTAAAGTCAAGTTTAATTCTCGACAGGAAACTGATGTCAGGTGCCTTAAAATCAGTCTTTCCCTCGCAGCCTTTTATTCGcgttaaattaaatatggcGTCTAGGTAATGTCCCCATTTTCTTAACAGCAGCACCATTGTTCGTGTCAGAGTCACGCTAAGAGGATGTTTACTTGTTTTCTACAGGAAATAGATATTCACCTAGGTACAATATGAGCAGTGACCAGCCTCTCAGCAGCAAAAGCAGCTTTCGCCAGAGCTGCAAACAACAGTAAACGACGGAGAAAGGACCTCACCTAAAACGCCAACATCCACCACTGCAACTTCTACATCTCACCACCAGAGGCCATCATCGCTTCGCATCACCAGAGTGATAACTCGTGACCCCAAACCAACTAGCAAATGAGGAACATGAACTTTAGCACTTTGTAACTTTAGatgatttaaatgttcaaaGCTGAGTCATAATGCCTTGtcgtaatattttgaaaataagctCATGGTAGCAAAAGAATCatggcacttaaaaaaaaataaaataaaaacatcaactgTACTTCTACTGTTCTTTTGCCAGTTTTACGgtttcaaaaatgtcaaaaaagtgtaaatctaaaaaaaaaatgtaaatgtaatgtatactaaataaaacaaggatTTTTGGTGACATTTTACAAGTGAAGCTGAATCTTAAAATTAGGCTACTTTCtttaatatgcaaacaaatttgcatgtgtttgtttttctggttGTCTGTTAGGAATATAAAAAGATGGGGGGGGTTTCTGCAAGATGCAAAATTTGTAATCATCTCTCTGTTGAAATCAGTCTGTGGCTTTCAAAAGTCCCTTTATGCTTATGCACCAATTTTATCATGTCACTCGATCTGTCAGTGTTTAACTGAAGCACTTGAAACTCACACACCACCCTAAGAGCAAACAACACATGATAAACTGCACAAACTTACACTCTGATCTCCAAATGAGATGAAACCAAACAacttatctaaaatataaacattccattttaaatcatatgtCCTtgacacataacacacaaacattaatgcaattcattttttaatctgtcatacaaaaaaatgatttgacgGTGTAAAtcatatgtacatgtatatttatatatatatatatatatatatatatatatatatatatatatatatatatattaacattcatGTATTATGTGcttacatttttactaaaatgaattattaacaaGTCAGAAAGCTTAAAAAGACATAAATGTTGATAACAGATTAGTGTTCCAGGACAGAAGATCTAACAGGAATGGATGGTTTAATGTTTATCTCAATTCTTCTTGAATATTGAAAAGTACTTTAGCAGCAAATAACCAATTTAAGGCAGAAAGAGTTGCTCCACCACTTCCTGGCTCCTCCTAAACCTCCATATCCCAATGCATAAGGAATCATGGATCTTCTGCCAGGCCTCCAGCTCAGATTTCCACAGAGCTGCTCTGGAGCGGATGAGTTGAGAGGCTTCACTCTTGCTTCCTTTGGCCAGACTTATGCTGTCTTTGCAAATAAATAGGACATCTAAGCCAATGAAGAGGGCATTTAGAGTGATAAATCCAGCTCTAGCAGACTTTGAAAGCGCTAGTGGCGTCCCTTTCGCCAGCTGCCCAATGTCGGGCAGGTCTGCAGCCAGTTTGGGAATGCTCCGAGCACTTTGCGCCTCCTGGAGCCCAACCTTGGCTGCAGTCGCAATCACCTCCTCAGTTTTGAGAACCTTGACAGCTGAAGCTGCATCTACCAGGGCATCAATACCTTTGGCCACGCCTCCTGCACGAGCTATCAACTTTCCAGCTCCAAACATGTCTACAACATCAAGCCCTTCTAAACGCTCCTCATTACTGGCCTGCTCCAGACAGTCTAGAATCTTCCCCACATCATCCATGTATCTCTGGAAAATGTTCTGCGCATTTTTCCCATGATGGCTGTTGACTGCTGCCTCAGTGATGCCTGTGACGACACTATTTACTCCACTGGTCATCCCTAGACTGACACCAGTCAGCGTCAGAGCCAGCGACACTCCTGCAGTGACGGGAGCAAGAGCAAGACCAACGATGGACAAGACTCCCCCTGCTATGCCCACTGAACTGCCAGCCACAGTGGAGATACTGGCTCCCATCTTCATCCTGTCCAACTGAACTGCGCTCTCCTCCAGATCTGACAGAAACTGCTCCATCCTAGAGCAACGCTGACTAAATACACCAATGAAGGGCTGAGCATGCTCCTGAAAAATGAAGGTCAGTCTGGTGTGCTGGTCCATCCTACAGAATAATAGGAAAGATTATAGTTTACAGTGACCCTTGACAATACACCTGAGAGTGAAGAAATCAGCTTATCATGACGCAGAAAAGAAAGGTCTCACCTTATTTTGCACAGCTGCTTCAAATGATCAAGCATTTTTTGCATGGAGTCCTCACTTAAGTTCAAGCTGAACTTCACTACAGGCTCACCCTTCTTAAGACTGAACAGTTtcagaattattaataaacactcAACAAACAAACTCACAAGGCATGTTTGCGTTGTACAGAAAGATGAATCAGCCATTATATTAAGGAACATAAATTGACAGTATAATTGTATAGGTATATATTTTagtgattattataaaaactataaattcaGTTATTTGAAGATGTTTGAACCTTACCCCAtcttaatgtattatttataattacttaCCTATGGATATCTTCAAACCAAAACACACTCTTAGAtctgtgagaaaaaaataaatgcataaaaatatgaataactgAATAAACGTCTCAACGATTTAGTACATAATGCTGACATGATTAAATTTTTgcatattaagatttttattaatcaaataacttttaaaatcaGCATTGCAAAAATATCAGAAACATACTTTTTCTCCATCTTCTCACAGATTTGTTCAGTGATACGTATGTATTTGTCTAGTTGAAAGGCCAGGACATCCAGATTATTGAgtgaaggaaggaagaaagttTCTGCATTTCGTTTAAAGTGGATGAGGAGAGGAGAAGCCATTCTGGCAGCTGTGATGACTGAACGCACACTTTCAGGACTCGCTTCTTTTGGCAAGAAGCTCTGTCCAATGAAGACAAAGAGGGAGGTCACTGTGAGCTTCTCCATTGCATCCAGAAAGTGATCAAGTTTCTCCAGCCCCTCAAGCGTGTCCTTCAGGACGGCGCCCAGTTCCTTCTCCAACTCCAGGTATCTGGAGTCAGCTGTGACTTGAGTTAAACCACTCCACAGGTATTCCCCAAACGCCTTGGCTTTGTTCTCGGAGCGCTTAACATGGTCAAACTTAAGGCTGACCTGGTCAACTCTGTCCTTGATGTCTCTCATGTTATccagctctgtctctctctgaagggaccatttttgttgtttgtcacAGAACTCCCTCACTGTTGAAATGCAGATAAGCGTGTCTTCTACATACTCTGACAGGAGCTCCTGTAGCTGTTCCCTaagtcaaaacaaaatcaaaacagagAAAATTAGTTAGTAACAATGATATTTCTTATCGGAATTAATAtgattcatgcattttaaaacagttctgGAATAACAGCTTAAACTACTAAGTAGGTCATCTTTAGCTGACACATAATTCTGTAGCTCCTTCTAAGATAATATCTAGGTTAAGTTCTTGACTACAGTTTTTTTGTGGGGTGTTCAGTTTCATAATTGGGTTTTGTTCTTACACGCTCAGAGGCATATTTGGCAAACAACCCAATTTGTGTTATGGATATCACCAAGTATTTTAGTTCATGAATCTGCCATTCAGCAAACTGTACTGAAGGACCATTAGTTTAAATATTGGAAGGATGTGTTCCCTCAAATATCTAGGGTGGTCACAGTCCACTACTTTTAGGTATTTGGTATGTAAGTAGCATCCTCTTAATGTATATAATCACACATGTATAACTCAATGTAATGTCAAACAGTATGTTGAAGGATCATCAAGAGGAAATAATGGCAAACCTCCTTCAATGCTGATAATGccacattttgtgtgtgtgtgtttttttttactaccaATACTTTGAAGCCTAAAATCTGCatttcactttcagttttagtcaaactcatatagaaatagaaaaattaatttagtgttaaatttgacttttttttttacagtgcagaacCCAAagttattaaacaataatacactttttttcattttcgcACGCCAAACAAAGACATATAACTAAATACAGCTAGCTAGCTAGTTTTTCTGCATTCCAGGTTGATTCGTTTTGTAATGTGATAATAGCTAACCTGAAAAAAAGTAGTGTTAAACTCCTTAAACATCGCCAAACTGGTTATAAGCATCTTAACTCACGTTAAAACGTATTTTAGACTTTAACGACGTGTTTACGTTacactttgtgtttttgtttttgatttttttctgtttgagaAATATGGCATACGGCATCGCTTTTTATACTTTCCTCAACTTTTTTTGTGgctaataaacaacaaacaaagaacTGTATTGATTTAAAGATTTCAAATAATACCCACCTGGTGCCCATCGTTTTTAAAGTAGCCTAGTCTGCAGATGCAAAGTTGTGATACTGACTCTCGCCAAACTGAGGTGAGAAACCTGGAGAGTCTTTTGTTTTCACTCCTTCGGACGGAGGTTTAAGTTTCGCTTTCTCTTCTTCGCTTCCATTGCGCCGCCAGTCGCCACAGAGGCTGCAAAATACGTTAACAACCGGTTTAACGCACTTGAAACAGAAATGCTACTATCACAAGTTAGCActactctttttttcccccgtcACCAACCCTTTATCGTATAAAAAGCGCATTGTATACTGATGACTCTGACATTCCACGACTCACACGCCTGTTGGGACAATAAAGTATTTGTTCCGTCCATGCGAGGGTGAAGTAAACTACGCCAAGGCCTGTATAACAAAACGGTGACTTGTTTGTACTCTCGACTAGCACGGAGCAGAGACAGCAGCACGAAAATGAAATTGAGCAATTTGAATTTAGATCAGTGTTATAAAAGTTTGATACTGCAAAAGAGCTTTTCGGTATCAAAAAATGTCGAGATGTAAATGAGCtatttttgcattcaaatgGATGACTGTTTTTAGCATAGCTACATTCGGTTAAGCAGTCGCTCTTTAGTGTGGAACAATATCCAGACTTGTAAATGGTTAAGAGGAGacctaaaagttattttaaaaagtatatctGCAACATTTATAGcattattaagcatttttttcttccagtattcatcataaaatgtcaaatcaaAGGTTAGATGGctagctttaaaaataaaagaggcCTATACAGGATATCgatgtataattttataaaccCTTGTGCTCAGAAGTTTACATGTAGCAAATGCTTTGGTAAAttcatgcaaatgtttatgtACTGTTTCCTACATTATCAATTGCTTATGTCATGttgatcaaaatgtattataatgggTCTCTGTTGAATAGTCTCACCCCAACAACATTTAGGCAACTGTCCATAAGCATAAGCCTTTACATGCAAAATGGTTGAACAAGCTATCATAATATATCAAGCATATTTCtatacatttcctttttttttttctctaaatctgtCCTGAATTGATAAATAGCTCCCAGGTAAAATCTTGACCTTCTCTAATGTAAGAGCATCTCATGAACCATCAACTGACaagtatatgtatacatataaatatccAAAGCACAACACGATGTTAAAATGACTGACAATGGAAGGGCAAGGAATTGGATGGGGTCAACAgccagagagaagaagaaaaggaagAGGAGTGAGACTGCGTGGCGGAGGAGTTGTGAGGCAAAACAGAGGAAGAGGCAGAAGAGACCGAGGACATATGCGTGTTTCTGATGACATAAAATCCACACTTGCAGACCGCATGCTCAGTCAGGAGGTGCAGGAAGACTGCACTGTAATTCCTACAGCACAGCATGTACAGTTTTCCCTAAGGAGATTGTCCAATGTTCACATTTCTACTTTTGTTACAGTACGAACAGTAAAAGAGTAAATGTCAATCTTGTACAGTCTCTTGCGATAAAACTCCCACGTACACTGAGGTCTAACctacaaaaattacaatatataaatattgcacatCAGAACATCTCTCCAGAGTACACTGTTATGCCTTATCCGTACACAATGACACGAGGACTTGTCAATCTGATGCCACTGACATGTTTATTGGTacagatgtttatttttgagagaGGAACTAAGCAAGATTTAGCAGGTACTGCTACGAATTTGCATGAATATTGTTTTGAGATGATTCAAGGATGattcaaaaaatgtaacaaagcttttttttttcatttataactCGAATAAACTATTGATGTAGCTACTGATGTTTACATATTTCAAGATCAAAAGAGGAGAAGCAAATCTGAAGTTGTTTATATTAAACAGTTAACTATAGTTGAGTAGGGtggcacacttctttttttttatttattaataaataatgtaattatgaaGTGATTTTTACACTGCGTGCTTTGTAATAAAGATAAGTCAAATAGTGCTAAACAATATTCATTCTTCTGCAATACTATAAACAAGCCCTGGTTGATAATTACATCCttattttatgttgttgctttttcatacagttggatttttaataattcaagtCTGCTTGACAGAGTGAAGGAAAACAAATGAGT carries:
- the apol gene encoding apolipoprotein L4 — translated: MGTREQLQELLSEYVEDTLICISTVREFCDKQQKWSLQRETELDNMRDIKDRVDQVSLKFDHVKRSENKAKAFGEYLWSGLTQVTADSRYLELEKELGAVLKDTLEGLEKLDHFLDAMEKLTVTSLFVFIGQSFLPKEASPESVRSVITAARMASPLLIHFKRNAETFFLPSLNNLDVLAFQLDKYIRITEQICEKMEKKSKSVFWFEDIHSLKKGEPVVKFSLNLSEDSMQKMLDHLKQLCKIRMDQHTRLTFIFQEHAQPFIGVFSQRCSRMEQFLSDLEESAVQLDRMKMGASISTVAGSSVGIAGGVLSIVGLALAPVTAGVSLALTLTGVSLGMTSGVNSVVTGITEAAVNSHHGKNAQNIFQRYMDDVGKILDCLEQASNEERLEGLDVVDMFGAGKLIARAGGVAKGIDALVDAASAVKVLKTEEVIATAAKVGLQEAQSARSIPKLAADLPDIGQLAKGTPLALSKSARAGFITLNALFIGLDVLFICKDSISLAKGSKSEASQLIRSRAALWKSELEAWQKIHDSLCIGIWRFRRSQEVVEQLFLP
- the LOC122333995 gene encoding GTPase IMAP family member 4; amino-acid sequence: MGMDEITEISLCHEQGICLSDCPKLRIVLVGVTESGKSAVGNAIMGKKAFDEVGVKTRLSFPFQGLVRGQQVLVVDTPGWEWFNVSGSSASVWPVKKEIMRSMSLCQPGAHALLLVVPLSFSFSPRERCAVEEHIELFGPDAWSYSLVLFTILDRKQLRGSTLKQEVMLNVELHRLIEKCGGRFHALYSNPKAGEDQVAGLLAKIKKMMATNGETMISSEKVLEQAREMEKEEVRRLKEEQKRDETIEKVRQLRRLRRNTDQRRVDGNRYSPRYNMSSDQPLSSKSSFRQSCKQQ